The proteins below come from a single Chrysoperla carnea chromosome 1, inChrCarn1.1, whole genome shotgun sequence genomic window:
- the LOC123306168 gene encoding acyl-CoA Delta-9 desaturase-like — MAPNNSNCSEVLNEDNLEFEHQNELKPELEIKSSKYKMRLVWRNIILFLTLHLASVYGIYLIFTSAKLITTIYAIFLYQAGAFGITAGAHRLWTHRAYKAKWPLKLLLIICDTLAFQDAVIDWARDHRMHHKFSETDADPHNAKRGFFFCHMGWLLCRKHPEVKEKGKSIDLSDLSADPFIRFQKRYYLILMPLVCFVLPTLIPWYFWNESLLNSWFVASLWRYTVTLHVTWLVNSVAHLWGARPYDKTINPVENLFVSLFALGEGWHNYHHTFPWDYKAAEIGHWRINVTTHLINFFAKIGWAYDLKTVSDDMIQKRVLRTGDGTHPFVSNYH; from the exons ATGGCTCCGAATAACAGTAATTGTTCAGAGGTATTAAATGAAGACAATTTGGAATTTGAAcatcaaaatgaattgaaaccAGAATTGGAAATCaaatcatcaaaatataaaatgagaTTAGTATGgcgaaacataattttatttctaacatTACATTTAGCATCAGTTTATggtatatatttgatatttacatcAGCGAAATTAATCACAACAATTTATG caatttttttatatcaggCCGGAGCATTTGGTATAACAGCTGGTGCACATCGCTTATGGACTCATCGTGCGTATAAAGCTAAATGGCCATTAAAATTATTGCTAATTATATGTGATACTCTTGCATTTCAA gatGCCGTAATTGATTGGGCAAGAGATCATCGCATGCACCATAAGTTTAGTGAGACTGATGCAGATCCCCATAATGCTAAACGTGGATTCTTTTTTTGTCATATGGGATGGTTATTATGTAGGAAACATCCAGAAGTTAAGGAAAAGGGTAAATCTAttgatttatctgatttgagtGCGGATCCATTTATTCGTTTTCAAAAAAG gtattatttgattttaatgccCCTTGTATGTTTTGTTTTACCAACATTAATTCCATGGTATTTCTGGAATGAATCTTTGTTGAATTCATGGTTTGTGGCAAGTTTATGGCGTTATACAGTTACATTACATGTTACGTGGTTAGTAAATAGTGTCGCCCATTTGTGGGGTGCACGACCATATGATaa aacAATAAATccagttgaaaatttatttgtatcattATTCGCATTAGGAGAAGGTTGGCATAATTATCATCATACATTTCCATGGGATTATAAAGCAGCAGAAATAGGTCATTGGCGTATAAATGTTACGacacatttaattaatttttttgctaagaTTGGTTGGGCATATGATTTAAAAACAGTGTCTGATGATATGATTCAAAAACGTGTATTACGAACTGGTGATGGTACACATCCTTTTGTATCAAACTATCATTAg